In Pseudothermotoga hypogea DSM 11164 = NBRC 106472, the following are encoded in one genomic region:
- the nuoE gene encoding NADH-quinone oxidoreductase subunit NuoE has product MVVDREAVAELVRNIKKQALEERDMLINALHQIQDRFGNYIPVEAAKVVAEELNVPESKVYEVLTFYTMFSTKPRGKYIIRVCVNLPCHVTGGRQIVETLKETLGIDFDQTTKDGLFTLERTSCLGLCGVAPVIMVNDEYYGDLTPKKVKEIIENLRARGDAR; this is encoded by the coding sequence CTGGTGGTCGACCGTGAAGCCGTTGCGGAATTGGTGAGAAATATCAAGAAACAGGCACTTGAAGAGAGGGACATGCTCATCAACGCCCTGCACCAGATTCAGGATCGTTTCGGCAACTACATACCTGTTGAAGCAGCGAAAGTCGTCGCTGAAGAACTGAACGTACCCGAGTCCAAAGTTTACGAAGTTCTCACCTTCTACACGATGTTCTCTACCAAACCGAGGGGCAAATACATCATAAGGGTCTGTGTGAATCTACCGTGCCACGTAACGGGAGGCAGACAAATCGTCGAAACGCTGAAAGAGACACTCGGTATTGATTTCGACCAGACCACGAAGGATGGTCTGTTCACGCTCGAGCGAACGAGCTGTCTGGGCCTTTGTGGCGTCGCCCCCGTCATAATGGTGAACGACGAATACTACGGTGACTTGACACCGAAGAAGGTAAAGGAAATCATCGAAAATCTGAGAGCGAGGGGTGATGCGAGATGA
- the nuoF gene encoding NADH-quinone oxidoreductase subunit NuoF — protein sequence MPLTTSTILICAGGACISSGETSVKETLQREIKKYGLDEVVRIVETGCMGACSLGPIMVIYPEGVFYQKLTPQAAVKIVQEHLLKGRIVQEHLYKMPTGEVIPEAMDKLPFFAKQVKIATRNVGYIDPGNIEEYIARDGYFALTKALREMTPDQVVEEIKRSGLRGRGGAGFPTGLKWELTRKAKGDRKYVVCNADEGDPGAFMDRSVLEGDPHTVLEAMAIAGYAVGAQQGYIYVRAEYPLAIERLQIAIAQAKEYGFLGQNILGSDFSFDIEIRIGAGAFVCGEETALIASIEGRRGQPRVKPPYPAQSGVWGCPTVINNVETLACVPPIIIKGADWFRSIGTPTSPGTKVFALAGKITNTGLVEVPMGITLRELLYEIGGGSSTGKKIKAVQTGGPSGGCIPAEYFDTPVDYESLQKLGAIMGSGGMIVMDEDDCMVDVAKFFLEFTVDESCGKCTPCREGTRQMLKILEKITSGEGTEEDLEELERLGNIIKDTSLCGLGQTAPNPVLSTLKYYRHEYEAHVKEKRCPALRCKALVRYVIDSSKCVGCTACARVCPVNAISGELRKVHSIDNNVCIRCGSCIEVCRFGAISKVSP from the coding sequence GTGCCACTCACCACGAGTACCATCCTGATATGCGCCGGAGGTGCATGCATTTCGTCCGGAGAAACCAGCGTCAAGGAAACACTTCAGAGAGAAATAAAGAAATACGGCCTCGATGAGGTTGTGAGGATAGTCGAAACTGGTTGCATGGGTGCATGCAGCCTTGGACCAATAATGGTCATATATCCTGAAGGCGTTTTCTACCAAAAGCTCACGCCTCAAGCTGCCGTCAAAATAGTTCAGGAACATCTGCTCAAGGGTAGAATCGTGCAAGAACATTTGTACAAGATGCCCACAGGTGAAGTCATACCTGAAGCGATGGACAAGCTCCCGTTCTTCGCCAAACAGGTGAAAATCGCGACACGAAATGTTGGATACATAGATCCAGGAAACATAGAAGAGTACATTGCCAGGGATGGCTACTTCGCTCTGACCAAGGCGCTCAGGGAGATGACACCGGATCAGGTGGTTGAAGAGATCAAACGCAGCGGTTTGAGAGGAAGAGGTGGAGCTGGCTTTCCAACGGGCCTGAAGTGGGAGCTCACGAGAAAGGCCAAAGGTGACAGAAAATACGTCGTCTGCAACGCTGACGAAGGCGATCCTGGAGCCTTCATGGACAGATCGGTGCTCGAAGGCGATCCACACACAGTGCTCGAAGCGATGGCGATAGCAGGTTACGCCGTAGGTGCTCAGCAAGGTTACATATACGTGCGCGCGGAGTATCCCCTCGCGATAGAGAGACTTCAGATCGCGATAGCTCAGGCGAAGGAATACGGTTTTCTTGGGCAAAACATTCTTGGTAGCGACTTCAGTTTCGACATCGAGATTCGAATAGGTGCAGGTGCGTTCGTGTGTGGCGAGGAAACTGCGCTCATCGCATCCATAGAGGGTAGACGGGGTCAGCCGAGGGTGAAGCCACCGTATCCCGCCCAGAGTGGTGTGTGGGGTTGTCCCACGGTTATAAACAACGTTGAAACGCTCGCCTGCGTGCCACCCATAATCATCAAGGGTGCGGACTGGTTCAGGAGTATCGGAACTCCAACATCACCTGGCACCAAGGTCTTTGCACTCGCCGGCAAGATCACGAACACAGGTCTTGTGGAAGTGCCGATGGGCATCACGCTGAGAGAGTTGCTGTACGAGATCGGGGGAGGCTCCTCCACGGGGAAAAAGATCAAGGCCGTGCAGACTGGTGGACCCAGCGGCGGATGTATCCCAGCTGAGTATTTCGACACACCCGTGGACTACGAATCGCTGCAAAAGCTTGGAGCCATCATGGGTTCTGGCGGTATGATCGTGATGGACGAAGACGACTGTATGGTGGACGTTGCCAAGTTCTTTTTGGAATTCACAGTTGACGAGTCCTGTGGTAAGTGTACTCCTTGCAGGGAAGGAACGCGTCAAATGTTGAAAATCCTGGAGAAGATAACTTCAGGTGAAGGCACAGAGGAAGATCTGGAAGAACTTGAAAGGCTTGGCAACATAATAAAGGATACTTCCCTGTGCGGATTGGGTCAGACCGCACCAAATCCTGTTTTGAGCACGTTGAAATACTACCGTCACGAGTACGAAGCACACGTGAAGGAGAAAAGATGTCCCGCGCTACGCTGTAAAGCACTCGTGAGGTACGTCATAGACTCTTCAAAGTGTGTCGGGTGCACCGCGTGTGCACGCGTGTGTCCCGTGAACGCCATCAGTGGCGAGCTCAGAAAGGTTCATTCCATCGACAACAACGTGTGCATCAGGTGTGGCAGCTGCATTGAGGTCTGCAGGTTCGGAGCCATAAGCAAAGTCTCACCGTGA
- a CDS encoding (2Fe-2S) ferredoxin domain-containing protein: MSKVKSIEDLMKIKEKALKELQLRDTGKRGKITVAMGTCGIAAGAKETLRAVVEALTENNINDIAVVQSGCMGLCEVEPTIEVRLEGQEPVVYGHVTPENAKRIVKLHILENQIVSDLLVRKGEM; the protein is encoded by the coding sequence ATGAGTAAAGTTAAATCTATCGAGGATCTCATGAAAATCAAGGAGAAAGCGTTGAAGGAATTGCAGCTCAGGGACACGGGTAAGAGAGGCAAGATCACCGTGGCGATGGGTACGTGCGGTATCGCCGCTGGAGCGAAGGAAACGCTGAGAGCAGTCGTTGAAGCTCTCACTGAGAACAACATCAACGACATTGCGGTGGTGCAATCTGGTTGCATGGGGCTGTGCGAAGTGGAACCCACGATCGAAGTCCGTCTCGAAGGGCAAGAACCTGTGGTGTATGGGCACGTGACTCCGGAGAACGCGAAGCGAATCGTGAAACTTCACATACTCGAAAATCAGATCGTTTCCGATTTGTTAGTGAGAAAGGGAGAGATGTGA
- a CDS encoding NADH-quinone oxidoreductase subunit NuoE family protein, whose protein sequence is MQDVCTTGERLFKELDEYIKSINATPDKLISVLQKAQEIFGYLSPQVQQYIADALNIPVSQVYGVVTFYNFFSTTPKGKVQIKVCLGTACYVKGADRVFERFLEELGVEPEKPTKDGQFSVHAVRCLGACSMAPVVLVGEKDFYGRMKPDMVPRIIAKYREVKS, encoded by the coding sequence TTGCAGGACGTCTGCACGACGGGAGAAAGACTCTTCAAAGAGCTCGACGAGTACATCAAGTCCATCAACGCAACACCCGACAAACTCATCTCCGTCCTCCAAAAGGCTCAGGAGATCTTTGGTTATCTCTCACCGCAGGTTCAGCAGTACATAGCCGATGCGCTCAACATCCCGGTGTCACAAGTCTACGGAGTTGTCACGTTCTACAACTTCTTCTCTACAACGCCGAAGGGCAAGGTACAGATAAAGGTATGCCTCGGAACGGCGTGTTATGTAAAAGGAGCCGACAGAGTTTTTGAACGCTTCTTAGAGGAACTCGGTGTAGAGCCGGAAAAACCAACGAAAGATGGTCAGTTCTCCGTGCACGCGGTTAGATGCTTAGGTGCGTGCAGTATGGCACCTGTTGTACTGGTCGGCGAGAAGGATTTCTACGGCAGGATGAAACCGGACATGGTGCCGAGAATCATAGCCAAGTACAGGGAGGTGAAGTCATGA
- a CDS encoding Y-family DNA polymerase, with amino-acid sequence MVALLDMDAFFASVECVRNPFLGGKPVAVIGWGKRTAISSVNYIAKKFGIKTGMAPQMAKKLCPNLVLVKADFAEYESISLDIESLVCRFFPIYVRSSIDEFYIDLNITNPIERLRRLKQEIFQKHRLTCSIGVAPNPVLSKIASEMCKPDGFKVVDKEQILPFVQHLPISVIPGVGQKTEEYLKRMKVETVKDLIEFSKTSFAPDSVKDLVSSLLSEDFDRKEFFRRKPPKSFSHMKTFDLDVSESYTLKQVAIYLLYRAYLRMVREGYGARTVSLIVKSAKSGTVSCSKSLSDWSNDFLKFTELLDSILSRVIGDAPVRMLGVSLSDVKPMDAVQLHLFRDSEKIMRAFQLSGVEISSKLFMKKVSRCV; translated from the coding sequence ATGGTGGCGTTGTTGGACATGGATGCTTTCTTTGCCTCCGTTGAGTGTGTGAGAAATCCTTTTCTGGGCGGTAAACCCGTTGCAGTGATAGGGTGGGGGAAGAGGACAGCGATATCCTCCGTGAACTACATTGCGAAAAAGTTCGGTATAAAGACTGGCATGGCACCGCAGATGGCCAAAAAGTTGTGTCCAAATTTGGTCCTGGTGAAGGCTGACTTCGCCGAGTATGAGTCCATTTCTCTGGACATAGAATCGCTCGTGTGCAGATTTTTCCCCATTTACGTCAGAAGTAGCATAGACGAGTTTTACATAGATCTCAACATCACCAACCCGATCGAGAGGCTGAGGAGATTGAAACAGGAAATTTTCCAAAAACACCGTCTGACCTGTTCCATCGGAGTCGCGCCAAATCCTGTCTTGAGTAAGATCGCTTCCGAGATGTGTAAACCGGATGGTTTTAAAGTGGTGGACAAAGAACAGATCCTTCCTTTTGTACAACATCTACCGATCTCCGTCATTCCCGGTGTTGGGCAGAAGACGGAAGAGTACTTGAAGCGAATGAAGGTCGAAACCGTGAAGGATTTGATAGAATTTTCAAAAACGTCTTTCGCACCGGATAGTGTAAAAGATCTCGTTTCTTCTCTCTTGAGTGAAGACTTCGACAGAAAAGAATTCTTCAGGAGAAAACCTCCGAAGAGTTTCTCCCACATGAAGACTTTTGATCTCGACGTGTCAGAAAGTTACACCTTGAAACAGGTGGCGATATACCTTCTTTACAGAGCCTATCTAAGAATGGTCAGGGAAGGTTACGGTGCGAGGACCGTTTCTCTGATCGTCAAAAGCGCGAAATCTGGTACAGTTTCCTGTTCGAAGAGTTTGAGCGATTGGTCAAACGATTTTTTGAAATTCACCGAACTCTTGGATTCGATCCTCTCACGAGTCATTGGAGATGCTCCGGTTAGGATGCTCGGAGTATCACTCAGCGATGTCAAACCCATGGATGCAGTCCAGCTTCATCTCTTCAGAGACAGTGAGAAAATCATGAGAGCCTTTCAACTCAGCGGTGTTGAGATATCTTCGAAACTCTTCATGAAAAAGGTGAGCCGTTGTGTTTGA
- a CDS encoding cupin domain-containing protein codes for MVFKPEGMRREIVQNMRGGKGQVEIVHLVEKDLLANEARLFAKLTLKPGASIGPHTHENEFEIFFVLSGKGIFYDNGKPVEIEANDICLTMSGETHSVENNSNEDLVLLAVIILLPKN; via the coding sequence ATGGTCTTCAAACCCGAAGGCATGAGAAGAGAAATCGTTCAAAACATGAGGGGCGGAAAGGGGCAAGTGGAAATAGTTCATCTGGTCGAAAAGGACCTGCTCGCCAACGAAGCGAGGTTGTTCGCAAAACTCACGCTGAAGCCCGGTGCGTCCATAGGTCCACACACGCACGAGAACGAATTCGAAATCTTTTTCGTCCTTTCTGGGAAAGGTATCTTCTACGACAATGGCAAACCTGTGGAGATAGAAGCAAACGATATTTGTCTCACCATGTCAGGTGAGACGCACTCTGTGGAGAACAACTCAAATGAAGACCTTGTACTTCTGGCGGTCATAATACTATTGCCGAAAAATTGA
- the gltX gene encoding glutamate--tRNA ligase: MREVRLRFAPSPTGYLHVGGARTALFNWLYARRMDGKFILRIEDTDLQRSTKEYEQAILDALRWCGLDWDEGPDVGGPYGPYRQSERTKAGIYSEYAKKLVEMGRAYYTVYDKIDKKKELLRTFEFPKDYVDQGHDVTITFKVQKGKTKFYDLLKGELEFDNSTIEDFVMIKSDGFPTYNFAVVIDDHLMRITHVFRGEDHVSNTPKQIMIYEALGWDIPQFMHIPLILGFDRTPLSKRHGATSVEHFRRIGILSRGLMNYLALLGWSVGEEEIFDVKEKVKHFNPSTISNKGVIFDPSKLEWVNGKHMRLMNIEELLEEFNDWISFAGKKMPQVERPYMLRVVQVCREKVNTLAQLYDFAYPFFFDDYSFEEQFVSEYLLSPFAEELLKKAIDMFISLEDWSVAGTERVCRDLAGLGIASKNKVFQTLRGAVTGRLVTPGLFETLSILGKQKTTERLTRALEYRSTKIRERTAQT; the protein is encoded by the coding sequence GTGCGCGAAGTGAGGTTGAGATTCGCACCAAGCCCTACAGGATATCTACATGTCGGAGGGGCTCGAACGGCACTTTTCAACTGGCTGTACGCACGAAGGATGGACGGAAAATTCATACTCAGGATAGAAGACACCGACCTGCAACGATCGACGAAAGAGTACGAGCAGGCCATCTTGGATGCGCTGAGATGGTGCGGATTAGATTGGGATGAGGGTCCGGACGTGGGAGGTCCTTACGGCCCGTACAGACAAAGCGAAAGGACGAAGGCGGGTATTTACTCAGAGTACGCGAAAAAACTCGTCGAAATGGGTCGTGCATACTACACCGTCTACGACAAAATCGACAAGAAGAAGGAGTTGCTGAGAACCTTCGAGTTTCCAAAGGACTATGTCGACCAGGGTCACGACGTGACGATCACGTTTAAAGTACAAAAGGGTAAAACGAAGTTCTACGATCTGCTGAAAGGCGAACTGGAATTCGACAACTCAACGATAGAAGACTTTGTCATGATCAAATCGGATGGTTTTCCAACCTACAACTTCGCCGTCGTCATAGACGATCACCTCATGCGCATAACCCACGTCTTCCGTGGTGAAGACCATGTTTCTAACACACCGAAGCAGATCATGATTTATGAAGCTCTTGGCTGGGATATACCTCAGTTCATGCACATTCCCTTGATCCTTGGTTTCGACAGAACTCCTTTGAGCAAGCGCCACGGTGCCACCAGTGTTGAGCACTTTAGGAGAATTGGCATACTGAGTAGAGGCTTGATGAACTACCTTGCACTGTTAGGTTGGAGCGTAGGGGAAGAGGAAATATTCGATGTTAAAGAGAAAGTGAAACACTTCAATCCGAGCACGATCTCGAACAAAGGCGTCATCTTTGACCCATCGAAACTGGAATGGGTGAACGGAAAGCACATGAGATTGATGAATATTGAAGAGTTACTCGAGGAGTTCAACGACTGGATCAGCTTCGCGGGTAAGAAGATGCCACAGGTGGAAAGACCTTACATGCTGAGAGTCGTTCAGGTGTGTCGTGAGAAGGTCAACACACTCGCACAGCTGTACGACTTCGCGTATCCGTTCTTTTTCGACGATTACAGCTTTGAGGAACAATTCGTCTCAGAGTACTTGCTGAGTCCGTTTGCTGAAGAGCTGTTGAAGAAAGCGATTGATATGTTCATCAGCCTCGAGGATTGGAGCGTCGCGGGCACCGAGAGGGTGTGTCGTGATCTGGCAGGACTTGGCATTGCATCGAAGAACAAAGTATTTCAGACGCTTCGCGGTGCCGTGACCGGACGGCTTGTTACACCCGGTCTTTTCGAGACTCTCTCGATTCTTGGAAAGCAGAAAACAACAGAACGGTTAACCAGGGCCCTGGAATACCGAAGTACAAAGATTCGGGAAAGAACAGCTCAAACTTAG
- a CDS encoding TIGR00725 family protein — MNVAIVGYSGPTDRSPVRDIADVCLDLGEALAKRGHTIVCGGRDGVMELVSQGARRASGTIIGVLPEGEEGNTYLTIRIKTPFDNVTRSLVLVQTSDVVISIGGEIGTAIEVLIAYARGKPIILFEGTGGWTDRFTQVLIEGKYLDNRKIVEVHRAKNSSQVLELLEKIGR; from the coding sequence ATGAATGTCGCAATCGTCGGTTATTCTGGCCCGACCGATCGTTCACCAGTGCGAGACATAGCAGATGTCTGTCTGGATCTCGGTGAAGCTTTGGCAAAGAGAGGCCACACGATCGTGTGTGGTGGGCGGGACGGTGTGATGGAACTGGTCAGTCAGGGTGCAAGACGAGCAAGTGGTACCATCATAGGAGTACTTCCAGAAGGAGAAGAGGGCAACACGTACCTGACGATCAGGATCAAAACCCCGTTCGACAACGTCACGAGGTCCCTCGTTTTGGTCCAAACGAGCGATGTGGTGATCTCGATCGGTGGGGAAATCGGAACAGCGATAGAGGTTCTGATAGCGTACGCGAGGGGCAAACCTATCATCCTTTTCGAAGGTACAGGTGGCTGGACGGACAGGTTCACGCAAGTACTCATAGAAGGCAAGTATCTTGACAATCGGAAGATCGTTGAAGTTCATAGAGCGAAGAACTCATCACAAGTACTCGAGTTACTGGAAAAGATCGGGAGGTAA
- the lptB gene encoding LPS export ABC transporter ATP-binding protein yields MTEMVCQGLVKKFGRKTVVNNVDLHVRQGEVVGLLGPNGAGKTTLFNMILGLVTPTKGEVYLGDKKITNMPVSRRARLGVTYLQQETSVFTGMKVWENIDFVLRFRVKDKLERRKLVEELLREFGIWELRDQYASDLSGGEKRRLELARMMALKPLFLLLDEPFVGIDPKTVKDIQQMIRSLSARNIGIIVTDHSVDALVPVVDRLYIIHKGKIIAHGEPQVVLNDPVVKEVYLGT; encoded by the coding sequence ATGACGGAAATGGTTTGCCAAGGGTTGGTCAAGAAGTTTGGAAGAAAAACTGTTGTGAACAACGTCGATCTGCACGTGCGCCAGGGCGAAGTTGTGGGACTACTCGGACCAAACGGTGCAGGTAAAACGACTCTGTTCAACATGATCCTCGGCTTGGTGACACCCACAAAGGGCGAGGTGTATCTGGGAGACAAGAAGATTACCAACATGCCTGTTAGCCGTCGTGCGAGGCTTGGTGTTACATACCTGCAGCAGGAAACATCGGTCTTTACAGGAATGAAGGTCTGGGAAAACATCGATTTTGTGCTCCGTTTCAGAGTGAAGGACAAGCTCGAGCGTCGAAAGCTGGTAGAAGAACTCTTGCGAGAGTTTGGCATCTGGGAATTGAGGGATCAGTACGCTTCGGATCTTTCCGGTGGCGAAAAAAGAAGGCTGGAGCTTGCAAGGATGATGGCTTTGAAACCACTCTTTTTGCTCCTTGATGAACCTTTCGTCGGTATCGATCCAAAGACGGTCAAGGACATACAGCAGATGATTCGCTCACTCAGTGCCAGAAACATAGGTATAATTGTGACCGACCACAGCGTGGATGCACTCGTGCCCGTCGTGGACAGACTGTACATCATACACAAGGGAAAGATCATCGCGCACGGTGAGCCTCAGGTGGTTCTGAACGATCCTGTGGTCAAGGAGGTCTATCTGGGTACATGA
- a CDS encoding OmpH family outer membrane protein — protein MKRIVIVGVVLALVLVFLYGSSAGNPRIVFADVNRVVQEYPKWIELNQKYAQDAQFYQQKLNELLAELDKLQKAGAPQSEIEKKQAEIASRKQQYEQLLQSEYQPKMQTVLNELAEKIEAFAKAMGYDFVLKKEALLYADDAYDVTEQLVNYLKNQ, from the coding sequence GTGAAACGCATCGTGATCGTTGGAGTAGTTCTCGCACTTGTGCTTGTTTTCCTCTATGGTTCGAGTGCTGGCAACCCTCGCATCGTTTTTGCGGACGTGAACCGAGTGGTGCAGGAGTATCCGAAGTGGATAGAGCTGAACCAGAAATATGCGCAGGATGCACAGTTCTACCAGCAAAAATTGAACGAGTTGCTGGCCGAGCTCGACAAGCTACAGAAAGCCGGGGCTCCACAGAGCGAGATTGAAAAGAAACAGGCAGAGATAGCTTCGAGGAAACAACAGTACGAACAACTCTTGCAGAGTGAGTATCAGCCGAAGATGCAGACGGTGCTCAACGAACTTGCTGAGAAAATAGAGGCCTTTGCGAAAGCGATGGGCTACGATTTCGTTCTTAAGAAAGAAGCGTTGCTTTACGCGGACGACGCGTACGATGTGACGGAACAACTGGTCAACTATCTCAAGAACCAATGA
- a CDS encoding ComEA family DNA-binding protein: MKFSTSEKRLMLLLFVGVLLLSGAIVELKTRSSEQAIVETRKTVEFPIDVNTASEKDLMALPGIGETKARLIVEYREKNGPFGSLADLERVPGIGKKTVEMLAPYVNLTVADVAAAQRKINVNTASLEELMSLPGIGEVKASEIIKMRQQTRFSSPEDLLKVPGIGPKTLEKIKDFITF, from the coding sequence TTGAAGTTTTCCACCTCGGAAAAGAGACTGATGCTGTTACTGTTCGTCGGGGTGCTTCTACTGAGTGGAGCTATCGTGGAGTTGAAGACAAGAAGCAGTGAACAAGCCATTGTAGAGACTCGCAAAACGGTTGAATTTCCCATAGATGTGAACACGGCGAGCGAGAAAGATTTGATGGCTTTGCCCGGCATAGGCGAAACGAAGGCGAGGTTGATCGTAGAATACAGAGAGAAGAACGGTCCATTCGGAAGCCTTGCCGATCTTGAACGTGTACCGGGAATCGGAAAGAAGACGGTGGAGATGTTGGCACCTTACGTGAACCTTACAGTGGCCGACGTCGCCGCGGCTCAGCGAAAGATCAACGTGAACACGGCGAGCCTGGAAGAATTGATGAGTCTACCTGGCATAGGTGAAGTCAAGGCGAGCGAGATCATCAAGATGAGGCAACAAACACGTTTCTCAAGCCCAGAGGATCTTTTGAAGGTACCAGGCATAGGTCCCAAGACGTTGGAGAAGATCAAAGATTTCATAACATTTTAG
- a CDS encoding SPOR domain-containing protein, with protein MPRREIKLTDTQARILALLIVIFSVGFVGFSLATFLLVKSRERVRIEIVELPPAKIEVPQTEQEFEEPIVPEQLTGVYQQETYDYKKLLLEATEMVEKGVTVSTYVLEPNEALGVIRAADKPFLITEISSETCCISIVGGHKLQDKREYTALYGVFVLSSTNKDSTLEKMLALRSAGYPSYMMKFTRDGRDWFTVVVGAFPTIELAEEFNKNLNWNEVMRISGTSKVGYAGRISP; from the coding sequence ATGCCGCGCAGAGAGATCAAACTGACCGATACGCAGGCGCGCATACTGGCTCTGTTGATAGTGATCTTCAGTGTGGGATTCGTGGGATTCAGTCTCGCAACTTTTCTCTTGGTGAAAAGTCGCGAAAGAGTGAGAATCGAAATTGTGGAACTTCCTCCAGCGAAGATCGAGGTGCCACAAACAGAGCAAGAGTTTGAGGAACCAATCGTTCCAGAGCAACTCACCGGGGTGTATCAACAGGAAACTTACGACTACAAAAAGCTGTTGCTCGAAGCCACAGAAATGGTTGAAAAAGGCGTCACGGTTTCAACGTATGTCTTGGAACCAAATGAGGCACTGGGAGTGATCCGAGCAGCAGACAAACCGTTCTTGATAACGGAGATTTCCAGCGAGACGTGTTGCATAAGCATCGTTGGGGGTCACAAGCTGCAAGACAAACGCGAATACACAGCGCTGTACGGTGTGTTCGTGTTATCCAGTACGAACAAGGACTCAACGTTGGAAAAGATGCTCGCACTGAGGAGCGCAGGTTATCCGTCGTACATGATGAAATTTACCAGGGATGGCAGGGATTGGTTCACTGTCGTTGTTGGCGCCTTCCCAACGATCGAACTGGCAGAAGAATTCAACAAGAATCTGAACTGGAATGAGGTGATGAGAATATCCGGCACCAGTAAAGTCGGTTACGCTGGGAGGATCAGTCCTTGA
- a CDS encoding M42 family metallopeptidase: MTELVKKLTEAYGPSGRESEVHQLILEELSDHIDGYKFDAVGNLLVWKYGSSGKKILFDAHSDEIGLVVTNVTEKGFLRVDAVGGVLPHTFVGHRVRFGDVVGVAYVEGETEEERKKNWNNLSLDNMFVDIGARSYEEAKNKVPIGSFGVYDSHFYEMGDYLVSKAMDDRIGCAVIVELFKRLNSCPNTIIGSFSVQEEVGLVGASVAAYTLSPDVCIAIDVTDSADYPKAFKRHSMVLGKGPAIKVKDKASISNRMVVEKLVELAEAGGIPYQMEVLTFGGTNAAALQRTRAGIASATVSIPTRYVHSPSEMVCKSDVENTVQLLIEYAMKGV; this comes from the coding sequence ATGACAGAACTCGTCAAGAAACTGACAGAAGCGTATGGTCCAAGTGGCAGGGAATCTGAGGTGCATCAGTTGATACTTGAAGAGCTGTCAGACCACATAGACGGTTACAAATTCGACGCAGTTGGAAATCTGCTCGTGTGGAAATATGGAAGCAGTGGAAAGAAAATTTTGTTCGACGCCCACAGCGATGAGATCGGACTGGTGGTGACGAACGTCACCGAGAAAGGTTTCTTGAGGGTTGACGCCGTTGGGGGAGTGTTGCCTCACACCTTTGTCGGGCATCGCGTGAGATTTGGAGATGTGGTAGGGGTCGCGTACGTTGAGGGTGAAACGGAGGAAGAGAGGAAGAAGAACTGGAATAATCTCAGTTTGGACAACATGTTCGTCGACATAGGTGCCAGGAGTTACGAAGAAGCGAAAAACAAGGTTCCCATTGGCTCTTTCGGTGTCTATGACAGCCACTTTTATGAGATGGGAGACTATCTGGTGAGCAAGGCGATGGATGACAGGATAGGCTGTGCGGTGATCGTTGAACTGTTTAAGAGGTTGAACTCTTGTCCGAACACGATTATAGGTTCTTTCTCCGTTCAGGAGGAAGTCGGTTTGGTGGGAGCCTCCGTTGCAGCTTACACTCTTTCGCCAGACGTGTGTATAGCGATCGATGTAACGGATTCAGCTGACTATCCAAAGGCTTTCAAGAGGCATTCCATGGTGCTTGGAAAAGGTCCGGCGATAAAGGTCAAGGACAAAGCTTCGATCAGCAACAGAATGGTCGTTGAAAAGCTCGTTGAACTCGCTGAAGCCGGTGGAATCCCTTACCAAATGGAAGTTCTCACCTTTGGAGGTACCAACGCTGCAGCTTTGCAAAGAACCAGGGCTGGTATTGCCTCCGCAACAGTTTCGATACCAACCCGGTACGTGCACAGTCCCAGTGAAATGGTGTGCAAATCCGATGTGGAAAACACTGTACAACTGTTGATCGAGTACGCTATGAAAGGAGTGTGA